tgttggggcaaaaaagtaatcttcgtgttaagttcaaatttgaactaataacaactaaccacctatgatttgttgtgaaaatattgtaaaaatattatggacgtagcatctctcttaCCCAAATTAATACGTACTTGGTATAAAATTGACTGAAGTTACCCTTGGTTGCAGTTAATTTCAAGTTCTGCTGATCCATAGCAAGGTCATGATGACCTCAAAAGAATTTGCTCCAAGTCTTAATCATAAAGTGTGGAAGGTGTAAAAAGATCACCTTGCCAATGGCAGCAATAGCGTTTCAAGCAGCATCTAAGGAGTCTGTTCTTTGACGAATTCCTGCAATTCCACCAGCATTTTCATTTATGTGGCCATAGGCATCAATTGCAAGACCAGTGGCAACACATGATAGTGCTGAGCATTCCCAAAGTAGACACAGAAATTCCATACATAGCAGCTAAGCTAAAGCTCACATAAATGGCAATGGCAATGGCAATGGCAATGGCAAATATGGGAACGATGACCGATTTGAATCCCAGAGCCAATCCGAAATTTACATATATTGCAGCACTGATCCTACAAAAATCTGCCACTTCCCTCACTGGACCGCAATATTTTGAACATGATTATAGGCATCACATTTATAAGTTGATGGGTACATTACATACAAATATACACAAAAGCGTTTCTTCTATGACGCGTTGCACAatgcaaaatgaaaatttccTCATATTGAAAATTTGTTAGGATTGTTGATGCTATCTCTTTGACAGTCATGAATTGAAGAACATGTAACAATGGGATGAAGGAATCACAGTCCACAAGTAATCTACATGTTATTTACTTTTAACAAGAAAGTttcattgaaaatttaacaattttggTATTTCATCATGATTCTGAACCACTATGGGTCGACCTCTAGCCAAGTCCAATTCTAAGGAATAAGTTGGGAATgcttcaatttcaaaattatactttttctaGAACCCAATTTTGAAAGGTTCCCAGTATTAATAGTTTTTGTTGGCAAGTGCAAATATTGAATTCCAAAGGCAGAAAAACTGGATCCAAATATCAATACATGGCAACCACCAAGGGGTGTGGTCTAGTGGTCTTGGGTGATGCACAAGATGGCGTTGAGTGTGAGATCCAAGGTTTAAGTCTGAATATGGACTCACTTTGGTTGTCTCCCTCAAGGTTCATTAGTGTCCCTCATTGTGCTGGGGAGTTATGGCTCACCATGGTCCCCCTACACCCCAACAAGGCGCCTCGAACCTAGCGGGTAAGATGTTACTATGGTCACGCCCAAGTAGGATTACCACATTGGTCACCCCCCTACCCAatttttgttcatcaaaaaatataaatacatggTAATGTATCAAAATTCCAGATCATTTGCTGCAGGATAGAAGACCAGAAGAAGGTCTAAGCATTAGTAACcttgaaggggataaaaataggagatggGTATTCCCATAGAACTCGAAGGGACGGAGAGCAtgaagacggatcgacaccgtaggTGACGCGACTATGACGGTTAAATTTGgctgagtatccgtcatgtaTGAATTAATTGGAGATTCCAGGTTGtatgtcatttgatatgttttaaatcaacttttgctttatccccacgcaagcgtgcacacttggacttcttgcgacacacgtttgagaagactcctatatggaaaggaacttgagagggaagttgtatcctaaaagaaaggcgattccacccaatataaataccccagaaaccctaaatatgaaggtacgcacaatattcttaactctggcattctagggttaaagaaacaagattctaacttgaccttcgaggtttttggccggcaccacaccggtgctctctttgaggtcctttattttcttttcgcAGGTATCGTCTTGGTTTGAGAAGTGCTCGCAATTcactggtgatttttcggcattATCAAACCTGAAGAAGAAAACTCACTTGTAAGCATTGCTAGTATGATATATATACTCTATAATGTATCCAATAAGAAGTCCAGCCCACAAGCCAATTGCAACACAGAAGAAAAGGTGCCTGCAGTAACATATCATTTATTAATGAATGAGACAAAAATCTCTTGAGGAATAAACCAACTCTGCCAAAAGATAGAAGAAAGAGAGTTTTTAGGGGAAGAGGCAAGACCATGTCAAAGTAAACTGCAAGAAAGAAACATTAGAGTAGAAACATGGTTATCATTCACTAAAATTACTCTTTTGCATGCTGTAATCTTTTCAGATTATAAAGTAGAAAGGTATTTCGTTTCTGTATTGGGACCAAGACTTTAATCACCAGGACCACGCCCTGACCAGAAACCACTTTATTAGACggtaaacaattttttgttttgctataaTTATTGATTTCAACTTCACGTTGTTCCAAAGTGTGTAATCCGGAAGATCAGTTTACGTAATGGACTGCTGTGAAATTGTGCATTAattcttgcttttctttttcgcTGTGTTCTGTTCtcatttccttttcctttggactgtttgattgaaaatttttagaataGATAACTGCGTGGATTGTGGGGTTCAAAATTCGAGTTTGCAAGGCATGTTACACGAAaagttatttacttataaaacaATCTTATGAAATCATcgttttacaatattttaaactCATATAGATGGGATCTTTACATGTTGTGAGAGAAATgttttataaaactatcttaTTGAGTAATACTATCTTTACATGTTGTGAGAGAAATgttttataaaactatcttaTTGAGTAATACTTTATTTTTGTGTATTAGAcataagggaaaagaaaaacaaaaacaaaaggaaaaatccaaaatttttatatttgtgataaatttAAACCTTATATATTTAATTGAGTCAATTTAAAACCAACATTCATCAAAAAGTGTTATAATTCAATGTGCACCTCTTTGAGAATATTTAGAGTTCAAATCATTCTCTACTATTGTTATAtctaacaaattatatatatatataaactctaCATTTTCATTCCTGTAATAATCAAAATTCTTGTCTATTTGCGAAAGAAATCTAACATCAATAcacacaaaaaccaaaaacaaaaaacaaaacaaaacaaaacaaaaaacaaaacaaaaaaaaacaaaaaacaaaaaacaaaacagaaaaaaacaaaaacaaaaacaaaaacaccgTTTTACTCAAATTACATAGCTCTATTTTATATACTTGCATTGTGCACACAATAATTATATTCTTGCATTGCCAAAATTTTTGGCTACATCTCCTTCATTTTCTGTAAACTCAAAAAATTCCATTTGGGTCTTACTCAAAACCGCCATTAATGGAAGCTTCCTCATCTCCAATCTCCATCCAAACCACCCCACTTCAAGACCACCAAGAGGCTTCACCAAAGCCCTGCAAAAAAAGCTGTCACAACTCTAATGGAAGCCACAACACTTCGTTCTCATTTGTTCAAAGAACACACATACTTCATCTCCAACCTCAAGTCCTCAGAGGAGAAAGCTCTCCAAGAACTCAAAGACAAGCTTGTAAACCTCTGATTCATCCATGTGGGGCAAGGTGGTCGATACcataccggtaccggccgtaccggccggtacataccgtaccggccagtgcaccggtaccggtacacttctattttgtaccggaaaaaataccggccgtaccggtcgCGTACcagccataccggccaatttcgggcaataccggccggtacaaaaaaaaaaactttttttttttttagttttgtaatttttgaatttttgtaagagtataatggtaacttatttacattaacttattagtattatttgttttcttagtatgcaatgaacaactaaattttctattttttatattgtgttttttttttccttttaattgatactaaagtctaaaactataaataatttgttctgaattgagtaatgttttatgataaacttttatatttactataatataagtgaaatattatatgcttataaacatggttctagagattttggtgtgtgtatataatataaatatatatatatatatatatataaaatagcggtaaacccgaaacggtacacccgtattgaccggtatccgaaatatatcgtaccggtggccaaaccggtacagcctccggtaccgtattgacttccttgatgtGGGGTGTTCCTCTATTGGGTGGTGGTGACAAAGCCGATGTGATACTGTTAAAGTTTCTAACTATGAATCACGGGTGCGAATTCAAATTCGGGTACAGATGCGGGTGTGAGACtcagcaatttttttaaaagtaagatgcaggtgcggcgattaaaaaatttttaaaaatatttttatttatattttctatatattactaagcatatttttttatataatgataaacatataccaatttAAGTGTAATGGTaaacatatattaataaatttataagcatatttttgtatattattatattgtttacACAACCCCAATTTTAGCCCAAtaacatatttaaaatattaaattattttcctttaaaaaaaaaagtaatgaggTGATAAAATCAAAGtattaaagaataataaaaaataatgggtAAAGGTgataaaatcaaataatcaaaacttgtatttttaatgttttcacaAGTTCCAaccttttctatcttttttacttttctatcttttttacttttccagTCCTTATCTCTTATACCAATACATCTATTCAAAAATCTATCCACAATCCACAACTTTCTCCCTTACTCTCTTTGTCACAGACCGCAACCTTCATTAGTGCACATGAATCATCCTCatctcttcttccttctctctctctttctctttttttttttttttttttttttctctctcaccaGGCCACATGAAGCAGAAGAATATGGATAGGCCGCATAAGGTCTTGCAACTATTGTCGCGCAGGATAGGCCGcatttgaaaacgcggctatagcctatagctGCGCTTTTggggtctatagctgcgtttttcaAACGCGGTTATAGCCCtcgtttttttgtagtgaatggAGGCCGACAAAGTGATGGCGGCCCATTTCAGTGTCCATTTCGGCCGGAATCAAGCCGTTTCAACTGAAATTAGGCCGTATCGGCCATTTCAGCACCCATTTTCGCTAGAAATAGTGCAAATCGCCCGGTTTGGCACGAATCAACACGAAtatgaaaaccaaaaaataaataaataaataaaccgaCATGGCACGGAATTGCGGTTAGCGGTGTTGCACACTGCACGCCGCGTCGGTGCGCAATGGGTGTGGGTGCGGCGGCCTTGAAGCCGCTCCCTTGCTTTCTAGGTTTCTAAGAGCTAGGGATTTCAAGGTCTCTGACTCACTCAACATGTTGCTCAAGTGCTTAGCTTGGAGGAAAGAGTTTGGAGCAGATAATGTCATTGAAGAGGAACCCTGTGTGTTATAATGCTTATGGGGTTTTTAAAGACAAGGAAATGTACGAGAGGATTTTTGGTGTGAGAAGCTTCAGAAATTTTTTAGGTGGAGGGCTCAAgtggttgagacttgagagagggATTAATCTTAGAGCAGAAATGTTGTGTGCATATGTATGCATGAGTGCCAATTCCTGCCAAAGGAGAATTGCCATGCCATTCTACAACTACATTTGTTCCATTTCACTACTTAATTACCCATGCACTACGTTCTTTCTTGATTTGTATGGtaatctctccctctctctctctctctaaagaatgAATATGGCAATGCTCATCCTGTTTCatgtattgaattttttgtGGTTATAGATCAATGAATTATTGATAGGtgtgattatttaaaaaaaaattatacattataacttgtaattgaatatttaattaattctttccatacaaattaaccctttaaaaatataacttatgCATGCGTACTTGAACACCATTGCTTGAGAAGTCTCAACCCTATGTCAAGGATCACATACTCCAGAATTTGACTAGACAATTCTAGACCCACCAATAAACTTCCCAACGTTCTCAACCctatctgtttttattttactgTATATAACAACAAACGATGTCATATATTTTTGTGTGGTGTTAATGATATTATACATTTTATTACATATGCTATATATTACAAAATTGATGAGCTACcgataacaaaaaaataattagatgtAGTTCTCATTTTCTATGTGTTATAAGATGAAAGATTCTCAAATATTGatgaaattgaagaagaaaaaaaattaacaatcgttaattttttaattgaatccTCTAATTGTTACGGTAGAGCAGTAACTAACAGCAAACAAACTCACCAATTTAACAAATTCAATAACTCTGACGACAATATGTAACTCTGCTACTATAGTATATAATGCACCCTCTTTTCATTGAAGAATTGACAATAACTAATTAAGaaagatgctttttttttaattattattattatttagatatGGTAGGATTTCAACTTATAGCGTCTATTTTATGATCattcttctttatcatcaagCCGAAAacatcaattgatttttcatataagaaaaaaaaagagtttttttttttaagaagagccAAAACagagttttttaattttttaatgaagctattatgaccaaaaaaaataacgaccatattttatttataaaatatttacggACCGACCAAATCACCATATATTTCTTGAtaagaataacttttttttttttataagtaaaagagaaatatatatatatatacgaagGGCCACTCTATGcatgaagaaacaaaaagcaaacctagaaaaaataagaagaagaaaacagaaaaactacaaaagagaaagggagctaaaaaaagaagggagagagTCACTAGtcgtgagtccccaagccctagaccaatcaaaaagagtccaactaaaagaagcaagcaactgatcaccggtgctatccaaatcctcaaaagtccgcCGATTCCGCTCTTTCCAAACACACCATAGGATGCCCAATAgaactaaattccaaatctGAATGAGTGtctccccaaccaattccaccagccAAAAAGCAACTCTGGGATCGATCTAGAAATAACTCAAGACAAGCCAAAAGTTCTAAAGACAAAACTCCATAACCGATAAGCcatctcacaatgaagaagtaagtggCCTACCGTCTCTCTACATTggcggcacataatgcaccaatccacaaaatccaatctcctcaatctcaagTTATCacccgttaggatcttattccaagatgcacaccaaacaaagaaagaaacttgcctaggggcctttactctccaaatagctttccaaggaaagacaattgagggacaaactcttaatttattattttaacgaCCGGATGTCGAATTCCCCATTAGGCTTTAACTTCCATCTCATCTGATCTCCAACATCCCTCGGAGGAGTATTAGCTCCCAATAAACGAAGGAAatgcagcccttcatccatctctcAATCCTCAAATTCTCTAATAAAACGAACATCCCAAATTCTTCTCTCATTCGCCCCCTGCTTAGACAAAGAAGctttaacaaaaatctccttatcaatggcaataCCATACAACCTAGGGAAGGCCAATTGAAAGGGTTGATCCCCACACCACCCATCTTGCCAAAACCTCACTCTGTTCCCCAAACCAACAACAAACTGtcaatttttgctgaaatcctCCCATCCCATGCAAATacctctccacaaaccacacccatgaactCCCCTACCCAGCTTTGAGGTCTAACCCCCCCAATCTTCCCCAAATTTTGAAGCTACCACCCTTCTCCATAACCGATCCTCCTCCTTtccaaaccgccacaaccattttTCCAGTAAGGCCTTATTAAAGGTAGTAAGTTTCTTTATCCCCAAGCCGCCATTGGCTATAGGCGTACAAACTTTATCCCAACCTACCAGATGAAACTTGTTACCACCCCAAAGAAAGtccctttgcaacttttcaattttattggcCATATGAGTAGGAATGGTGAATAACgataaaaaataagtaggaaGACTAGATAGCGTACTATTGAGTAACATCAATCGACCCCCCTTAGACAAGTACAAGGTCTTCCACTCGGCTAATTTCCGctcaaatttttccaaaataggattccaaatagtAGAGGAATAATGAGAAGCCCCGAGCGACATACCAAGATAAGACATAGGCAAAGATCCAACTCTGCAGCTCAAAATATCAGCCAGGATATGCACATCAACAACCTCCCCTATTGGAACCATTTCACTTTTATGCACATTTACCTTCAAACCTGTTACCGCTTGAAAACAAAGTAACAACAATCGAATATGCAAAATTTGCTCCACATCTGCATCACAAAATAGGATAGTATCGTCTACAAACAAAAGATGAGAAACACATTCCCCACCACCCCTCCTACCCTCAACTTTAAAACCACGGATCAAACCAGCTCCCTCCACTCTTCTCAACATCCTACTAAACACCTCCATCACGATCAAGAACAACATAGGAGATAGCGGATCTCCTTGTCTTAAATCCCTTGAGCTACCAAAGAAATCAGCTGGAGacccattaatcaaaacagAGAACTGAACTGTGGATATACAAGTACAGATCCACTTACACCACTTTGCCCCAAAGCCCATTCTGTTCAACAAGTACAGCAAAGCCTCCCAGTTCACATGATCGtaagctttctcaatatcaaGTTTACAAATGACTCCAAGAACCCTACTCTTCCCTCGGCTATCCACACACTCATTCGCAATAAGAACCGTGTCAAGGATTTGTCTCCCACCCACAAAGCCATTCTGATTCTTAGAGATCAACTGATCTAAAAAACCACTCTCAATTGATTTGCCAAAACCTTAGCCAAGATTTTGTACACACTCCCCACCAAGTTCATAGGGCGGAAATCTCTAATATTAGAGACGTCATTCTTTTTTGGAATTAAAGTAAGGAAGGTAGCATTaagggatttttcaaacttacaatGTTGAAAAAACTCCTCAAAGACTGCAAGGACTTCTTTCTCCACTATTCTCCAACAATGATGATAAAATGCCATAGTAAACCCATCCGGACCTAGAGCTTTGTCCCCTTCCATATCTCTaacaacttgaagaatctcctccctctcaaacttcctttcaagccaaaccctCTCCATATCCCCAATACAATCAAAATCCAAACCCTCCAAAAAAGGCCTCCACCCCTCAgtctccttgtacaaatttttataaaattgtactaTTTGGTTGTTTACCTCGGATTCCTCTTCAAAAACCACCACATCCACCTCCAAGGTCCTCAGATAATTAGACCTTCTATGGGAGTTAgccattttttgaaaaaacttggTGTTATTATCCCCTTCCTTGATACATAACATCCTAGATTTTTGTCTCTAGGAAATTTCTTCCAAGGAAAGAAGATGCTCCACCTGGGACCTCAAATCCGCCCTATGACATTTCTCCCCATCGGTGAGACCAAAATCCCCTTCCTTAGCATCTAAGGTTTTCAGCTCCTCTAGTAATTGCTTCTTTTGCCGCTCTACATTAACAAACTCTCGGCAATTCCAATGCACAATGTCCTCTCTCAGAGCCTTTAACTTTTTTGCAAGCACGAAACTAGGAGTACCTACAAAGGAATGCCAATTCCACCAGGATTGAACTCTATCCACAAATCCCTCCAtcttcaaccacatattttcaaatcttaATGGACTTTTCCCCCTTGCCATTGCCCCTGCCTCCAAGAGAATTGGGCAATGATCTGAGATAGGACGGGCTAAGATCCTTTGAATAACATTAGAGAAGTGGTCCTCCCAATCTAGGGTGACCAAAGCTCTATCAAGCCTAGACATCGCTGGTTGATCAGAGCCACTTAACCATGTATAGCTACCTCCTTCCAAAGGCAAATCAACCAAATTAAGCTCCTCAACAAATTCAGAGAATTTTTCCATAGCCAAGGTCAAACGAGTCTCACCCCTGCGCACACTAGGAAAGCAAACAATATTAAAGTCCCTCAAGCAGCACCACGGTAACCTCCAATACTGCTGAATACCCACCAACTCATCCCACATGTGACCCCTCTCGTTATTCTCATTTGGGCCATAAACGCCTGAGCATGCCCATATAAAATCGTCCCCCACTCCTTTCCACTTAACCGAAACTGAGAAAGTACCAACCATAACCTCTACCTTATCCAAGACCCTTTTATCCCACATATGCAAAATACCTCCTGCAGTCCGATTAGCCTCCAAAACTGCCCAATCCACATAAGGACAGCTCCACAAACTACAAACCAGTTGTCTATTCATACTGGCAATTTTCGTCTCTTGAAGACAAACAACATCACACTTCCACTCCCACAACAAATTCTTTACCACAAGGCATTTCCGAGGATCATTTAAACCTCTAACATTCCACGAAATCATCTTTATCTTCATAAACACTGAATTATCCCCAACTTCTAACACCAGTACAAGACCACCCTCTATCTTCTGTCATAATTCACCGAGGAGATCAAGTTTTGCAGCTCTCTATGTCCTTTTTTTTGCCTTAGCCCCCTTTTTGCTACCCGGCATTTTCCTGTGTAACACATTGGTTGCCTCCATCACTGATTCAAGCCTCTATAAGAGAGCAATACACAACTTCTCGTGCTGAGACATTGACAGCCCAACCAATTTACTGAAACTAGGAATTCTGTGTTTCACCCACCCAGAAATATCTACCTTCgactcaaaacacaaaacctCATAGAATAACTATTTGCTTTACATCATTgataattttagttaaaaaacatgatttcttttttaaaataaaaattttgaggtaTTTTAAGCCTGTAAGATAATTAAAACATTTATAGAAAAGTATAATGATGACAATGAAGCTAAGGCCTTGAGATTTTGATGGAGAAGGTGAAAATTTCTACCAAATGGATCTAaagaattttataaaacaaaatggaTTCAACTTGCTTTAATAATTTTAAGGTTCACATAATAAAATGGTGTAGttgaaagaaataagaaatcaattattttttaa
The sequence above is drawn from the Castanea sativa cultivar Marrone di Chiusa Pesio chromosome 5, ASM4071231v1 genome and encodes:
- the LOC142635329 gene encoding uncharacterized protein LOC142635329, with translation MISWNVRGLNDPRKCLVVKNLLWEWKCDVVCLQETKIASMNRQLVCSLWSCPYVDWAVLEANRTAGGILHMWDKRVLDKVEVMVGTFSVSVKWKGVGDDFIWACSGVYGPNENNERGHMWDELVGIQQYWRLPWCCLRDFNIVCFPSVRRGETRLTLAMEKFSEFVEELNLVDLPLEGGSYTWLSGSDQPAMSRLDRALVTLDWEDHFSNVIQRILARPISDHCPILLEAGAMARGKSPLRFENMWLKMEGFVDRVQSWWNWHSFVGTPSFVLAKKLKALREDIVHWNCREFVNVERQKKQLLEELKTLDAKEGDFGLTDGEKCHRADLRSQVEHLLSLEEIS